The Candidatus Dadabacteria bacterium genomic sequence AGTTGCGTTTTGCGATAAGAGAGGGTGGAAGAACAGTAGGGGCAGGCGTAGTAACGGAAATCATTGAGTGATGAGTAATAGACTCTACAGGGCAGTAGCTCAATTGGTAGAGCAGCGGTCTCCAAAACCGCAGGTTGGGGGTTCGAGACCCTCCTGCCCTGCAGAAAAGCCAAGTCATGGAAAAATTTGACAGGATCAAAGTTGATACGACCAGGTATCTCAGCGGTGTTGCTACAGAACTGAAAAGAATAACCTGGCCCGAGCGTAAAGATACGGTTAAATCAACCTTAGTGGTTGTTATTATTACCGCGTTTTTTGCACTCTTTTTTATGCTGGCCGATTACGTGTTCTCTTTTCTGTTTGGTCTTATACTGAGTTAAAGAGCGAATCGGGAGCAGTTTTCGAATGCCGAGCAAGTGGTATATAGTGCATGTAA encodes the following:
- the secE gene encoding preprotein translocase subunit SecE; this translates as MEKFDRIKVDTTRYLSGVATELKRITWPERKDTVKSTLVVVIITAFFALFFMLADYVFSFLFGLILS